The DNA window GGGATCTTAAATAGACTTAACGACAATGGTATCGAAGCAAGACCAATTTGGAAATTATGTCACGAGCAAGAATATTTAAAACATTTTGAAGAGATTGATATTACAAATGCAATTGAACAAGCAAATAACTGTATTTGCTTGCCTTCTTCTGTTGGTCTTAATGAAGAAGATATAAAATATATTTCAGGAGTCATAAATGAGTAAAGTCCTTATTTTTGGATGTGGAGGTCATGCAGTCTCTTGTTTCGAAGTTCTAAAATGTGAGGGTCATGAAATAGCAGGTTTTGTTAAAAAATCTGACGAGGCTCTAGAAAAAAATATAATCAAATTTAATTCATCGCCAGAAATCCAAATCTTTTCAGAAACAGATGATCTTATGAAAATTAGTTCAAAAGCAGTTATTGGGATTGGCCAAATAAAAACTTGTGAGCCAAGAAAAAATCTTTTTAAAAAATTAAGTTTAGATGGATTTGACCTAATAAATGTAATTTCTTCTCAAGCAAATTTGAGCAAATACACTTCTTTAGGAAAGGGTGTCTTTATTTTTAAGGAAGCAATAATTAACGCTAATGTAAGTATAGGAAATAATTGCATAATAAATACTGGCTCAATAATTGAACATGATTGTAATATCTCTAACGATTGCCATGTATCAGTTGGTTCGATTATTAATGGAAATGTTGATGTAGGAGCAGGAACATTTATTGGGAGTGGTGCAGTTATAAAAAATGGTATATCAATAGGTGATAGCTGTGTAATTTCTGCAGGAAAATATGTTTCTGAAAATGTGCCATCTGGAACAGTATTGAAATGAGTACAATAATAATTGCAGAAGCAGGAGTAAACCATAACGGAGATGTTTTAATTGCCAAAGAACTTATAAATGTAGCCAAAGATTCAGGTGCTGATTACGTAAAGTTTCAAATTTTTAAAAGTGAACTTCTTTCAACTGCCGAAGCTAAAAAAGCAGAATATCAAAAAAAAGATGATAAAAACGAATCTCAAAAAGAGATGTTAGAAAATCTTGAATTCGATTTTAATGTATTTAAAGATCTAAAAAATTATGCTGACGAAATAGGAATTGGTTTTTTGGCATCTGCATTTGATAATGAATCCTTAGAATTTCTGATCGATTTAAAACTTGATTTTATCAAAATTCCATCAGGAGAAATTAATAATGTGCCTTATCTTGAGAGGATTTCAAAAGAAAAGGTTGAATTGATTCTATCAACTGGTATGTCCACTATAGATGAAATATCCAGGGCATTGGAAATTCTACTAAAAGGCAAAAAAATAACTAAAGATAAAATAATTATCCTCCATTGCAATACAGATTATCCAACTAAAATTGAAGATGTAAATTTAAGAGCAATAGAAGAAATTAAGAAAAATTTTGGATGTAGGATTGGATATTCAGATCACACACTAGGAAATAATGTATCAATGGGTGCAGTTTGTATGGGGGCAAAAGTTATCGAAAAACATATTACAACAAACAAAAATCTTTCTGGACCCGATCATAAAGCAAGTATGGATCCCGATGAGTTTACGAAATTTGTTAAGGATATTAGAGATACTGAAATTTTTCTTGGAAAAAATAGAAAAGTACCATCTAAAAGTGAATTAAGAAACATTAAACATGCTAGAAGATACATTGTTGCTCTTAAAAATATTAAAAAAGGTGAACAATTTTCTAAAGAAAATATTACTTCAAAAAGGACGAGCTCTGGTATATCAATTGAAAACTGGAATGATGTTATTGGAAAAGAGGCAGAACAAGACTTTTCTAAAGATTCAATTATAAAAATTCCAAATGGAGGTTTTTATGAAGACTAGTATATGTTTTGTATCCTCTACTAGAGCTGATTACAGCCTCCTATTACCTTCAATTAAAGAGTGTCTATCAAGAAAAAGTAAGGGTGTGAAAACAAGTGTCATTGTTACTGGCTCACATACGATTAAATCTCAAGGTGAAACAATTAATCATTTCAAAAAAGATAAAATTCCAATAAGTTATAGTTTCAAAATTCTTGATAAGACAGATTCAAAAGGTGTAAAAGATAATTTTAAAAAATCCTTTGATGGCTTCTTTGCAGCATATGAAAAAATCAAACCTGATGTGGTTGTGCTGTTGGGAGATAGATATGAAATTTTTTGTGCTGCT is part of the SAR86 cluster bacterium genome and encodes:
- a CDS encoding NeuD/PglB/VioB family sugar acetyltransferase, encoding MSKVLIFGCGGHAVSCFEVLKCEGHEIAGFVKKSDEALEKNIIKFNSSPEIQIFSETDDLMKISSKAVIGIGQIKTCEPRKNLFKKLSLDGFDLINVISSQANLSKYTSLGKGVFIFKEAIINANVSIGNNCIINTGSIIEHDCNISNDCHVSVGSIINGNVDVGAGTFIGSGAVIKNGISIGDSCVISAGKYVSENVPSGTVLK
- the neuB gene encoding N-acetylneuraminate synthase; this encodes MSTIIIAEAGVNHNGDVLIAKELINVAKDSGADYVKFQIFKSELLSTAEAKKAEYQKKDDKNESQKEMLENLEFDFNVFKDLKNYADEIGIGFLASAFDNESLEFLIDLKLDFIKIPSGEINNVPYLERISKEKVELILSTGMSTIDEISRALEILLKGKKITKDKIIILHCNTDYPTKIEDVNLRAIEEIKKNFGCRIGYSDHTLGNNVSMGAVCMGAKVIEKHITTNKNLSGPDHKASMDPDEFTKFVKDIRDTEIFLGKNRKVPSKSELRNIKHARRYIVALKNIKKGEQFSKENITSKRTSSGISIENWNDVIGKEAEQDFSKDSIIKIPNGGFYED